CAAAATGCCCTATTCCTAATACAAAAAGTGAATAAGGTATTAAAGTCCAGAATTGGTTAGTGATAAGCCCGTATACTGACAAAATGATTACAACTAATACCGATAAAAGAGTGAATTTTTCAACCAATTTTCCGCCTCCTATTTAATCAATATAAAGTGCCTTTATATACTGGGTTTATTTCTATTTCTTATATCTACATTTCCTTGTTCAACTAATGCATCAGTTAGTTACATAAAGATTTTATAAAGTAAAAATGGAAGTATGATAAGAATAAAAACTAGAACACAAGTACTTATGATGCCGTTAATCTTTTTATTTGTAATAGATGGGTTTATTTTTTTCAATATGAACACAGTTACCCCCGACCCAATACCTATAAGCATATAATAAATTACATTCTCGTATTGGAAATGATAATGTAATTTATCTTTAATAAAACTTAAAATTACCACAAATAATGCAGGTAGACTTATCGCTATTAGCGAACCTAATCTCAAAATATCCCTCCTACTTTTCATAATCAATGAAGAAAAATATTTTTTAAATTAATTTAGTTAATTGGTTAAAAATCCAAAAGTAGGAAATATCTAAAATTTTCATACTATCTAGAGTTATATAAACTAACCAAATGGTGATTACTGATTTTTTTATCTATATTGCACCTCTTAATATTTTAGAAAGTAGCAATTCTACTTCTTTCAAAATGAATATTTCTAATAAAACTCCTATTTTCATAATACTGTGAATTGACGTAATTCTAATTTTGCTATAATACGTAAATTTTAACTTTTCTTCAATTAGTAATGTGATTCGTTATTTAACTAATCTGCCATTTTAATGAATAAAAAGAGCCGCATATAAGCAGCTCGTGTTCTTCAACTATTGCAATGCGTTAGTTCAAGATTATGGATAATTAATTTGGTGGTGTTTTTATTTAAATACACCTTTTCTTTTGGAAAGCCAATCTTCTAAGGCATCGTCGTGTTGTTTTGTGAATAATTTCGGTATTTGGTCTATTGGGAAGTATTTTAAATCTAAAGTCTCAATACCATCTGCGGTAAGTTCCCCATCAATTGGCTTGCATTGAAAAAAATGAGTGATAGTCTGAGCTTTATCTCCGTTCGGAAACTCACCAGAATATTTAGAGTAGACACCTATAAGATGTTCAACCTCAACATTTAATCCAGTCTCCTCAAGTATTTCTCGTTTAGCGGTTTCTTCAAGAGATTCTCCAAGTTCCATAGCACCGCCTGGAAAACCCCACTCATTTCTATCTCCCCGTTTTTGTAAAAGAATTTCATTTCGTTCGTTATAAACAATACCTCCAGCAAAATTAAGAAATATTAAATCGTGCCCTACTTTTCCCCGAATATAACAAATGTAGTCCTTATTTGTAGTCATAAAATTCCCTCTCATTTATATATAAAATACAAATTAATTATATATAAAACAGAAAAAAATGGTAATAAAAATGATGTTATTCCTTATGCAACTAATCTGCCATTTACTTTAATAAAAAAGCCGCATATAAGCAGCTCGTGTTATGTAACTTATGCATCAGTTAGCTTAATAATGTTTTACTTTCTTGCTTCTTAGTACTCTTATTGCTAATTTTTGGAAGATAATCATAATTGCACCTAAATTTAAAATAAAAAAAGATCTCTCATTACGTTCAGCATAAAAATATATAATTATGATACCAATAATTAAAATTGTTAAACCAGATATTAATACTTTTATTTCTTGTGGGTTCTTCAAGTTCACCTTCCTAATGCTTAACTCTTTATTTATTGATTTAGAAAAAAACTTCCGAGTAGCTAAAAGAACAAAAAATATGAAGCTAAAAATTATTAATTGAGTAAAAATATACATCACTCTTTTTCTCCTTTTTTGTTAAAAATAGACTCTGATAATAAAACATTACCAGAACCTAACATTACTTTCTTAAGCAAAACATCCCGATTATTATTAAAGATTTCTTATTAAACTATCCTGTCATTATGTTGAATAAAATAATGAAAAAAGACCACAATTTTGTGATCTTTACTTTTTCTTGTTCAACTAATGCATCAGTTAGTTTAATAAGATTTTACCTCTTCTTGATACAAATTAAATCTAATGGGTTTTCTTTTCATTGGTACTTTAAACTCTTCAAGACTTTCTATATGTATGTAAAAGTCCTCGACATCCCCACCGAAATCAAAATAAAATTCTGATGTTTCCAAATCGATTAATTCTTCAGTTGGTTCGAATACAAATTCACAATTAAGTTGTTCCATTTGTCCATCTTCCACAATGGTAAATTGTCTAACAAAATTGTAATAAAACAGCTTTTTTCCTGTTAAATCATATGCACCACATAGAAACATTAGTGTAATTCGATCCTCGCCTTCTACTTTTTCCCTTCCAAATGATTTGAACACGTCCCAAACTTTATCTATATCACTTGAATTTTCAGCAATTTTGTCTTTAAGATAACTTTCCGCATCTCTATAATTAATCATTATCTTAACTCCTTTTATGTAGATGATTATTTAATTATATTACTTATTGGTTCAATAAATAAACGGAATCCTTATGCAACTAAACTGCCATTTTGTTGAATAAAAAAAATCGACTCAGCAGCCGATCTTGTTGTGCAACTAATGCATCAGTTAGTTCAATTAGGTTCAATTATATGTAATCCTTGTTTCTTAGCATGATCGTTTAGTTGTTCTATTAATTTATCTCTATAAATTGATGTAGAAATAGGAATTATTCTGGAAATATCAACCGTTGGAAAAGTGTATTCTGGGAAAATAATAAAATTATTTAAGTCCATTTTTTTTATTATATATTCATTACACTCGTACTCACCATTCCTGATATTATCATTAATTATAAAATCTATTATGCCATCGTAATAATCCTGATAAGTAATTTCAGTTTCTAAAAAACCAGTAATGACTTTATCCACTAATAATTCAAACTCCCTTTTAAAATCGTTTTAATATTTAATCTAGATATATATATATTAGCATCTTTTTATTCTGCTGCTATTCAACTATCGCATCAGTTAGTTGCATAAGACTTATTTGAATTTAAATCCATAATCCTTAAGGATAATTTTTGTGTTTTCAATATTTGTCGTCACAATTTGATTTAGAAATTTAATGTCATTTGATTCAATTGCAATCTTTAATTCATTTAATTCTTTAAGTTCATCTTTTAAGAAAATTTGAAACTCTTCTTCACTATTGAATTCACTTCTATGGTTATCAATTATTGCTGAGATGTTTTGATTTATGTATGCTTCTACTACTTTTAATGCATCTTGATAATTTTTGAATTTTAAATATAAGTTTAGTTTTTCATTACTGATATAACTTATTTCCCCATAATTTCGTATATCAGATTCGATTTCGAATTTCAAAAAATCTTCCTCAGTTTGTACACTTTCAAAAATTGGTATAATCTCTTTTTTGAACTGATTTTTACATTTTTCAAGTTCTTCTTGAATACTTTTTAAGCTCAAAGGATTATATTGAAACTCACCAGAATCGTAATCTCCGAAATTATACAATCTAAATGCCCCTTCTTTTAATAGACTTTTATCGTTATCCCTTGAAAATGGGAAGAGGCCTATATTTAGGGTAAAATCAATTGGAGAATTTTTAAAGATATTAACAGTTTGAATAATCTCATTATTTTTCACTCTAATAAATAATGAACCTTTTATAATAAACCCTAACGGTAACAAAATCTCTTTAAACATTTCTTTATACTGTTTTGTAAGATTAGATGTTAATTTCAATTTTATCGACCTTTCTCAGAAAAAAACTTGGTTTGGAACACAATAATAGCAATTAACCAATATTCGACCCAAACTTCTCGGAAAATACATTTTTTATGAATATCGTTTTCAAGTCTAGGTTACATAAATACCCTTCTCAGCAATAAAAAAATTTGGTGAATATTAACATTCTAATAGGGGAAAATAACCATATTAATTATCTACCCAACGTATATTCCACGTTATAAGTTCTGCTCTTTTAATGTAATTGTTATATGCTAGTAAAAATAACCCGAATCGGGATTATTCAAATTATATTTTGTAAGTCATTATAACTCTAAATAGCACTTTTAAAATAGAATTTTTTGAAAAAAAAATAATTAATCTAGAAGTAAAATTTGAAGTCAAAAAGTAGGAATTATATGAATCGTAAATTAAATATAAGTGGCTTTCAATTTTTTTGCACTATTTTTTTGTTTATTATCGGCATTGCACCACCAGGAATAATTTACACTAGGGCCAATCAAGATGCGTGGATTAGTTTATTAATAGCGGTTTTTATTGCTTGTTTATTATTTGCTCTGTATATTAAGTTATATATAATATTTCCTAATTTACAATTTACACAATATATTCAAGTTATTTTAGGTAAATATGTAGGCAAACTAATAGCATTAGTTTATATTTTGTATTTTATTTATATGTCAGCACTTCATTTACGTGAAAGTGCAGCTATACTAAGAATTACTCTTTATTCTTCTTCATCTCTAATTTCAATAGTAATAATAATGATATTATTAGCCATTTATGCACTTAATAAAGGATTTGAAACATTCGCCCGTGCAAACGAATTTATTTTTATGATAACAGTAATTATCATTATTTTTTTTATAGGACTCGAAGTCATTTCTAATTTAATAGATATTAATAATTTAAGACCAGTTTTAGAAAATGGATGGAAACCTGTCCTAAAAGGAGCTTTTCCTATCACAGTCACAAATCCATTTGGTGAAATATTCGCATTTACTATGATCATGCCATTTTTAAATAAACAAGATACTGCAATAAAGGTAGGTATACCCGCATTCTTAATTTCAGGGGTTACATTAATTTTATTTGCAATATTAAATATTGCAATCTTAGGTGTTACAGCAGTAAATAGAACAATTTTTCCACTTCTAACTTCAGTTAGTTATATCAATGTTTCTGATTTTATCCAAAGAATGGATACTTTTATTGTGATGATTACAGTATGTGGTTATTATCTAAAAATTGTGATCTATTTTTATTGCGCAGTATCTGGAGCTGCTGATTTATTTAATGTAAAGAAAAGTAAACAGTTAGTCTATCCAATTGCAATTATTATTGTAACCACTACATTATGGTTGGCTTCTAATTTTTTTGAACTACAAAATGAAGGTAGCAATATAGTCACATATTTACTACACATTCCACTTCAAATTATTATTCCGCTTAGTTTATTGCTAATTCTCCTATTACAAGGGAAAGTTAACGGGAATAAAGGCTTGAAACAAAAAGGCTCTAGTTTTTACTAGAGCCACTATTATACTTTCAAATCCGTATTCGTACCTTCGGTTGCAATTCTTCCCATCAATTCAGCTAACCTTACATTATAGATTAACGGAGTTGGAAGTCTTTACATTTTGGAGTGTCGTTCTAAGCGGAATTGAAGCATATCAAAAAAAGGATAGAATCGCGGCTTATATAATGTTAAGAATAGGTTTCTTAATAATATTTGATTTTGTTTTGTTAAAGTTTTGGTTTCATAAATATCAACTTAATCTCAATCTAATGCAACTAACGCATCAGTTCGTATTATAAGGTCATCCAGTTTTATTTACTGGTTGACCATTTTTATTATGGTCTTATGATTAAAGTAGTCGGGGCAGAACGAAGCATCAGTGGGGCTTAGACCCCGTCAACTAAACAGTTCACCCCCTACTTATAGAAACATGATTTGGGCTGGTGGGGACAAAGATCCCGCATAACAAGCGAACCGATGACACTATAAGGGAGTACTAGGGGAACCGATAAATTTAATAGCTTTAGGAGGAGATAGTTTATGAATCCAGTAGTTGGTCTGGATGTCGCAAAAGGAGAAAGTCAAATACAAGCTTTTTTAGATAGAAAGTCTCCTTTTAAAAGAAGTTTTAAGATTTCACATACAGTTGAAGGCTTTGAGCAGCTACTTCAATTCTTAAAGAGTATTGAAGAAACAGCGAACACAAAACCAGTATTAATAATGGAATCAACAGGGCATTACCATTCACCTGTAATGCAGTTCTTAGATAACTTAAATTATATTTATATCGTTATTAATCCATTAATCTCTTATAGAGCTAAAAGTTCAAGTTTAAGAAAGGTAAAGACTGATGTCATCGATGCGTATCACCTCTGCGAGCTGTATTACAAAGAAGAGTTAGAGCCACATAAAAAACGTGGTGCACAGTTACTAAACCTGCGAAATTTAACCAGACAGCACGATCATTTAACAGGTATTAGTTCTCAGGCAAAACTACATTTTTTAGCGATTCTAGATCAAGTGTTTCCTGAATATCGAGGTGTATTTGGAGATTTGTATTCTAATGTTTCACTCTTAACTTTACTAGAGTTTCCTTCATCTGAAGCTGTGTTACAAGCAGGTGAAGATCAACTAGCTAAACGAATCACATCTTTATTTACTAGTCGTTCTAAACAATGGGCAAACGTAAGAGCTAAGCTTTTAATCTCTGCGGCTGAGAAAAATCCGTTTCAAGTAAATCTTTATAGAAGCCTTACTATTTCGCTTGAGATGCATATTAAAATGGTTCTTCAATACAAAGAACATCTATCCAATTTAAAAGCAGAGATAGATGTCCTCGTAAAAGAAATTGAAGAATATACTATCATCCAATCGATTCCAGGTATCGGAAAAAAAATCGCGGCAACGATTATCTCTGAAATTGGTGAAATTGATCGGTTTGATAATCCTAAAAAACTTGTGGCTTTCACTGGTGTTGACCCGAGTGTCTTTGAATCTGGTAAATTCACAGCTAGTAGAAACCGTATTACAAAACGTGGTTCTAGTCGATTGAGACATGCGTTATTTATGGCTGTTCGGTGTGCAATTCGTGATAATCGTAAGAGTAAGACAACAGACGAAATCATCCCACGAAATAAGCGAATGCGACAATTTTATGATAAAAAGCGTGAAGAAGGAAAACCATTTAGAGTAACAGTTATTGCTTGTGTAAACAAACTATTACATTGGATTTATGCCCTGTTAAAAAGCAAAACGACTTTCCAAGATCTAGCTTAAAATCTGAACTAACTTCAACTACCATAATCTTCCAATTTTTGAATAAGTGGAAGATTATTTGGCATGTCAAAAATAGTATAACATGGGTCACTAAATTTTTTTATTGAAAATTATTGACAAACTATTAGCTGGTTTAGTTGCATAAGATTTTATCAATTAAGTTTAAAAAATGATAAATGTTTTAATATAAGCCTCAGTTAGATTTTAGTGTTGTTTTATCGGCAAATAAAGGATGGATTCGCCTAACGGATTTCAATTTCGTGTTTGAAAATGGCTAAGAAGCATTACAAATCACAATGATAAATGCAAAAAAATTCACTTCAGAAATGGTGTGAATTTAATTATTAAATATAAGTTATAATATTTACCAAATAAAAGGAATTAATCTCCATGTGTTAATGCAATATTCGTCAAACTCTTGCCCAAACCTCGTCCTCAATGCCTTTTCTTCAACTATAATTCTTATTCCAAAACACACAGTAAAAAGAATCAATGATAGTATTACAGCGGTTAAATTTCGCAGAGAAAGAGCAACTCCGATAGTAAAAAGCAATAAACCTGTATACGAAGGGTTTCTTAGGAATTTATACATACCGTGTTTAATTAACTTCTGGTTAACTGTGGTTTGCACTACAACGGTAAAGGCACGCTTCAGAGTCAGTACAGACACACAACGAAGCACAACTCCTCCTAACATAAAAAATACTCCAAAGAAAAAAATGAAATTTGGAAGATGCAGTCTTATAACTGATGAGGACATACTATCATTTGATAGAAAGAAACTTAATTGAAGGCTTCCAAACAAACCGATAATTGCAATAAAAATCGAACCTACGTCCGATGATTTTCTTTTATTGAAAGAACGCAATCTATTAATATCTGCATATATTTTAATTATGACCTCTGATATTAGAAAAAAAATGAAAAGTAGGGTAAATACATAAAATTCAACCAGAGATGAAAAGTATGACATTCATTTTGCCTCCATAAAAAAAGATTTTCACAATAAATATTTCGAATTAGGTAATATTCTTCACAGAAATAGAAATTCCTTCTTTTAATAAAGAAATCTTATTATACTAAACTACCATTTAGCTTTAAAAAAAATCGACTGATTAGTCGATCATGTTATTAGTAATTCATATTTATAACAGAACAGTTGGTATCAATTAACGACATACTCCAATTTTTCCTGATAGCCAATCCTCGTATGCGTCTTGATGTTGTTGCACGAATAACTCTGGTAGCTCATCTTTTGGAAAGTACCTTAACTCCAGAGTTTCTTTTCCATCTATCGTTAATTCACCATCAAAAGGTTTACATTTAAAAAAGAAAGTAATGGTTTGAGCCTTATCGCCACTTGAATAAAGGTGGACATATTTTGTATAAACACCAATTAGATGTTCTACCTTTACTTTTAATCCAGTTTCTTCATATATTTCACGAATGGCAGATTCTTCAGCAGATTCCCCTAGTTCCATTGCTCCCCCAGGAAATCCCCATGAATCGCTATCGCCTCTTTTTTGCAATAACACCTCGTTATGCTCATTACATACAATTCCTCCAGCAAAATTTAAGAAAAT
This Arthrobacter citreus DNA region includes the following protein-coding sequences:
- a CDS encoding NUDIX hydrolase yields the protein MTTNKDYICYIRGKVGHDLIFLNFAGGIVYNERNEILLQKRGDRNEWGFPGGAMELGESLEETAKREILEETGLNVEVEHLIGVYSKYSGEFPNGDKAQTITHFFQCKPIDGELTADGIETLDLKYFPIDQIPKLFTKQHDDALEDWLSKRKGVFK
- a CDS encoding IS110 family transposase is translated as MNPVVGLDVAKGESQIQAFLDRKSPFKRSFKISHTVEGFEQLLQFLKSIEETANTKPVLIMESTGHYHSPVMQFLDNLNYIYIVINPLISYRAKSSSLRKVKTDVIDAYHLCELYYKEELEPHKKRGAQLLNLRNLTRQHDHLTGISSQAKLHFLAILDQVFPEYRGVFGDLYSNVSLLTLLEFPSSEAVLQAGEDQLAKRITSLFTSRSKQWANVRAKLLISAAEKNPFQVNLYRSLTISLEMHIKMVLQYKEHLSNLKAEIDVLVKEIEEYTIIQSIPGIGKKIAATIISEIGEIDRFDNPKKLVAFTGVDPSVFESGKFTASRNRITKRGSSRLRHALFMAVRCAIRDNRKSKTTDEIIPRNKRMRQFYDKKREEGKPFRVTVIACVNKLLHWIYALLKSKTTFQDLA
- a CDS encoding NUDIX hydrolase — protein: MNGKQNYIQWIREKVGQDLIFLNFAGGIVCNEHNEVLLQKRGDSDSWGFPGGAMELGESAEESAIREIYEETGLKVKVEHLIGVYTKYVHLYSSGDKAQTITFFFKCKPFDGELTIDGKETLELRYFPKDELPELFVQQHQDAYEDWLSGKIGVCR
- a CDS encoding isoprenylcysteine carboxylmethyltransferase family protein; its protein translation is MSYFSSLVEFYVFTLLFIFFLISEVIIKIYADINRLRSFNKRKSSDVGSIFIAIIGLFGSLQLSFFLSNDSMSSSVIRLHLPNFIFFFGVFFMLGGVVLRCVSVLTLKRAFTVVVQTTVNQKLIKHGMYKFLRNPSYTGLLLFTIGVALSLRNLTAVILSLILFTVCFGIRIIVEEKALRTRFGQEFDEYCINTWRLIPFIW
- a CDS encoding endospore germination permease; translated protein: MNRKLNISGFQFFCTIFLFIIGIAPPGIIYTRANQDAWISLLIAVFIACLLFALYIKLYIIFPNLQFTQYIQVILGKYVGKLIALVYILYFIYMSALHLRESAAILRITLYSSSSLISIVIIMILLAIYALNKGFETFARANEFIFMITVIIIIFFIGLEVISNLIDINNLRPVLENGWKPVLKGAFPITVTNPFGEIFAFTMIMPFLNKQDTAIKVGIPAFLISGVTLILFAILNIAILGVTAVNRTIFPLLTSVSYINVSDFIQRMDTFIVMITVCGYYLKIVIYFYCAVSGAADLFNVKKSKQLVYPIAIIIVTTTLWLASNFFELQNEGSNIVTYLLHIPLQIIIPLSLLLILLLQGKVNGNKGLKQKGSSFY